The Candidatus Thermoplasmatota archaeon genome contains a region encoding:
- a CDS encoding thioredoxin family protein gives MGEIVEVDDGTWESAIEKDNKPAAVMFYSPTCAYCAQIEPYFAELAKELGDKVVFAKLNIVASTYTAGRYGVMSTPTFKFFCSGRPVQELVGAVYPPLLKKTLEDVLEHGEECVKKSTKVEYGMTGYA, from the coding sequence GGTCGACGATGGTACGTGGGAGAGCGCGATCGAGAAAGACAACAAGCCCGCCGCGGTGATGTTCTACAGCCCCACGTGCGCGTACTGCGCTCAGATCGAGCCGTACTTCGCGGAACTTGCCAAGGAACTCGGGGACAAGGTCGTGTTCGCCAAGTTGAACATCGTGGCCAGTACGTACACGGCTGGCAGATACGGCGTCATGAGCACGCCCACGTTCAAGTTCTTCTGCAGCGGGCGCCCCGTACAGGAGCTTGTGGGAGCTGTCTATCCGCCACTCCTGAAGAAGACCCTGGAGGATGTCCTGGAGCACGGGGAGGAGTGCGTGAAGAAGTCGACGAAGGTCGAGTACGGCATGACTGGCTACGCCTGA